A genomic region of Oryza glaberrima chromosome 1, OglaRS2, whole genome shotgun sequence contains the following coding sequences:
- the LOC127760256 gene encoding E3 ubiquitin-protein ligase ATL76-like, with translation MATFSTAGGIGMDASPIWCFMCSRLHRPDGLSTCPRRAPRAALEEIVEVMDAGEFLQACALRRAPVAAAVSSTRQQLPTVTVRDAGRTCAVCLDDLEPGGSAVVTPCDHAYHPQCIAPWLEAHDTCPLCRRESGLQVVEVEVQVDGMVLSSPDGLVLCELMMPGGRSEYRLGRRVAGRIFAVRVVDGTGKLVRGGVLRRLGSACHRFAAAAGNLLSLRYRDCVIPNNDLLLGVQC, from the coding sequence atggccaccttctccaccgccggcggcatCGGCATGGACGCGTCGCCCATCTGGTGTTTCATGTgcagccgcctccaccgccccgATGGCCTCTCCACCTGCCCGAGACGCGCCCCGCGAGCAGCGCTCGAGGAGATCGTCGAGGTCATGGACGCCGGCGAGTTCCTCCAGGCGTGCGCCCTGCGCCGtgctccggtcgccgccgccgtgtcgtcgACGCGCCAGCAGCTGCCCACCGTCACGGTGCGCGATGCGGGGCGCACCTGCGCGGTGTGCCTCGACGACCTGGAGCCCGGGGGGAGCGCGGTCGTGACGCCGTGCGACCACGCGTACCACCCGCAGTGCATCGCGCCGTGGCTCGAGGCGCACGACACCTGCCCGCTCTGCCGCCGGGAGTCCGGGCTCCAGGTCGTCGAGGTCGAGGTCCAGGTCGACGGCATGGTGCTCAGCTCCCCGGATGGGCTCGTCCTCTGCGAGCTGATGATGCCCGGCGGCCGAAGCGAGtaccgcctcggccgccgcgtcgcgggACGCATCTTCGCGGTCAGGGTCGTCGACGGGACCGGCAAGCTCGTACGCGGCGGCGTGCTGAGACGGCTAGGGTCCGCTTGCCACCGGTTCGCTGCGGCCGCTGGGAACTTGTTGTCGTTGCGCTATCGGGACTGCGTCATCCCTAACAACGACTTGCTGCTAGGAGTACAATGCTAG
- the LOC127762367 gene encoding aspartic proteinase PCS1-like: protein MRATTAMPPPPALPVCLLLLLLLLLAVPRPAAAAAAAAATRPLLFELRARQVPAGALPRPASKLRFHHNVSLTVSLAVGTPPQNVTMVLDTGSELSWLLCAPGGGGGGGGRSALSFRPRASLTFASVPCGSAQCRSRDLPSPPACDGASKQCRVSLSYADGSSSDGALATEVFTVGQGPPLRAAFGCMASAFDTSPDGVATAGLLGMNRGALSFVSQASTRRFSYCISDRDDAGVLLLGHSDLPFLPLNYTPLYQPAMPLPYFDRVAYSVQLLGIRVGGKPLPIPASVLAPDHTGAGQTMVDSGTQFTFLLGDAYSALKAEFSRQTKPWLPALNDPNFAFQEAFDTCFRVPQGRAPPARLPAVTLLFNGAQMTVAGDRLLYKVPGERRGGDGVWCLTFGNADMVPITAYVIGHHHQMNVWVEYDLERGRVGLAPIRCDVASERLGLML from the coding sequence ATGCGCGCAACCACCGCCATGCCCCCTCCTCCCGCGCTGccggtttgcctcctcctcctcctcctcctcttgctcgCCGTGCCGAGgcccgctgcggcggcggcggcggcggcggcgacgcggccgctGCTGTTCGAGCTGCGGGCGCGGCAGGTGCCGGCGGGGGCGCTGCCGCGGCCGGCGAGCAAGCTGCGGTTCCACCACAACGTCAGCCTCACCGTCTCGCTCGCCGTCGGCACGCCGCCGCAGAATGTCACCATGGTGCTCGACACCGGCAGCGAGCTGTCGTGGCTGCTCTGTGCGCCCGGCGGCggggggggtgggggcgggAGGAGCGCGCTGTCTTTCCGGCCAAGGGCATCGCTTACCTTCGCCTCCGTGCCCTGCGGCTCCGCGCAGTGCCGATCCCGCgacctgccgtcgccgccggcctgcgACGGGGCCTCGAAACAGTGCCGCGTGTCCTTGTCCTACGCGGACGGGTCCTCCTCCGACGGTGCGCTCGCGACGGAAGTCTTCACCGTGGGGCAAGGGCCGCCGCTGCGCGCGGCGTTCGGCTGCATGGCCAGCGCGTTCGACACCTCGCCCGACGGCGTCGCGACCGCCGGGCTGCTGGGCATGAACAGGGGCGCCCTCTCCTTCGTCTCCCAGGCGAGCACCCGCCGCTTCTCGTACTGCATCTCCGaccgcgacgacgccggcgtGCTCCTCCTAGGCCACAGCGATCTCCCCTTCCTGCCGCTCAACTACACGCCCCTGTACCAGCCGGCCATGCCGCTCCCCTACTTCGACCGCGTGGCTTACTCCGTCCAGCTCCTCGGCATCCGCGTCGGCGGCAAGCCACTCCCCATCCCGGCGTCCGTTCTCGCGCCGGACCACACCGGCGCCGGGCAGACCATGGTGGACTCCGGCACGCAGTTCAccttcctcctcggcgacgccTACTCCGCATTGAAAGCCGAGTTCTCGAGACAGACCAAGCCCTGGCTCCCGGCGCTCAACGACCCCAACTTCGCGTTCCAGGAGGCGTTCGACACATGCTTCCGCGTGCCCCaggggcgcgcgccgccggcgaggctccCCGCCGTCACGCTGCTGTTCAACGGCGCGCAGATGACGGTGGCGGGGGACAGGCTCCTGTACAAGGTCCCCGGCGagcgccgtggcggcgacggcgtgtggTGCCTCACGTTCGGGAACGCGGACATGGTGCCCATCACAGCGTACGTGATCGGGCACCACCACCAGATGAACGTGTGGGTGGAGTACGACCTGGAGCGCGGCcgcgtcggcctcgcgcccatCCGCTGCGACGTCGCCAGCGAGCGCCTCGGCCTGATGCTGTGA